In Deinococcus sp. QL22, the following are encoded in one genomic region:
- the zwf gene encoding glucose-6-phosphate dehydrogenase codes for MKATATAAKTSTAKKSAPADKKPRKTRARTPSDAGADGQNPFRALMRRSRAPEPATLVIFGVTGDLAKRKLLPAVFGLWQDGLLGSAFNIVGVGRQDMTDEAFKDFAIEALKSSKETDAIQPGNLEKFRELLYYEFGDFAGDDVYDLVGKELDRAEEAHGGRKNALFYLSTPPSLFEPISNGLGRLGLADESEGWRRIVIEKPFGHDLGSARALNDAIHKVWDESQVYRIDHYLGKETVQNLMAIRFGNAIFEPIWNRGYVDHVQITASEDLGLEGRAGYYEEAGVVRDMLQNHLMQLFALTAMEAPAAFDADAIRDEKTKVLRAVKPIPKSRVKEVAVRGQYGPGTMYGDKVTGYREEPNVRVGSATPTYVAVKLEVDNWRWQGVPFFLRTGKRLPKKVTEIAVVFKRPPLGIFPGGLERNVLAFRIQPDEGVSLKFSSKMPGQEMVLREVVMDFRYDAFGAQLESPYSRLILDALLGDATLFPREDEVDHAWQIVSGILEMWDTKPGQADHAPEFPNYTSGTWGPEAADQLIGPDRRWRRL; via the coding sequence GTGAAGGCCACCGCTACAGCGGCCAAGACTTCTACTGCCAAAAAATCCGCCCCAGCCGACAAAAAACCCCGTAAGACTCGCGCCCGCACTCCCAGCGACGCGGGTGCAGACGGCCAGAATCCCTTCCGCGCCCTGATGCGCCGCAGCCGCGCCCCCGAACCCGCCACGCTGGTTATTTTTGGCGTCACGGGCGACCTTGCCAAACGCAAACTCTTGCCCGCCGTGTTCGGCCTGTGGCAAGACGGCCTGCTGGGCAGCGCCTTCAATATCGTGGGTGTGGGCCGTCAGGACATGACCGACGAGGCGTTTAAGGACTTTGCCATAGAGGCGCTGAAAAGCAGCAAGGAAACCGACGCCATTCAGCCCGGCAACCTGGAAAAGTTCCGCGAACTGCTGTACTACGAGTTCGGTGATTTTGCGGGCGACGACGTGTACGACCTGGTGGGCAAGGAGCTTGACCGCGCCGAGGAAGCGCATGGCGGACGCAAGAACGCGCTGTTTTATCTGTCCACGCCGCCCAGCTTGTTCGAGCCGATCAGCAACGGTTTGGGCCGCCTGGGGCTGGCGGACGAATCGGAAGGCTGGCGGCGAATTGTCATTGAAAAGCCGTTCGGACACGACTTAGGCAGCGCCCGCGCCCTGAACGACGCCATTCACAAGGTCTGGGACGAGTCTCAGGTGTACCGGATTGATCACTATCTGGGCAAAGAAACGGTGCAGAACCTGATGGCGATCCGCTTCGGCAACGCCATTTTCGAGCCGATCTGGAACCGGGGCTACGTGGATCATGTGCAGATTACGGCCTCTGAGGACCTGGGTCTGGAAGGCCGCGCCGGGTACTACGAGGAAGCGGGCGTGGTGCGCGACATGCTGCAAAACCACTTGATGCAGCTGTTTGCCCTGACCGCGATGGAAGCGCCCGCCGCCTTTGACGCCGACGCGATCCGTGACGAAAAAACCAAAGTCTTGCGGGCTGTGAAGCCCATTCCCAAAAGCCGCGTGAAAGAGGTCGCGGTGCGCGGGCAGTACGGCCCCGGCACCATGTACGGCGACAAAGTGACCGGCTACCGCGAGGAACCCAACGTGCGCGTGGGCAGCGCCACGCCGACCTACGTGGCCGTAAAACTGGAAGTGGACAACTGGCGCTGGCAGGGCGTGCCGTTCTTCCTGCGTACCGGCAAACGCCTGCCCAAAAAGGTTACCGAAATTGCCGTGGTGTTCAAGCGCCCGCCGCTGGGCATCTTTCCGGGCGGCCTGGAGCGCAACGTCCTGGCCTTCCGCATTCAACCCGACGAGGGCGTGAGTCTGAAATTTTCTTCCAAGATGCCGGGCCAGGAAATGGTGCTGCGCGAAGTGGTCATGGACTTCCGCTACGACGCGTTCGGCGCACAACTGGAAAGTCCCTACAGTCGCCTGATTCTGGACGCCCTGCTGGGCGACGCCACCCTCTTTCCGCGTGAGGACGAGGTGGATCATGCGTGGCAGATCGTGTCGGGCATTCTGGAAATGTGGGACACCAAGCCCGGACAGGCTGACCACGCGCCTGAATTCCCCAACTACACCAGCGGCACGTGGGGGCCGGAGGCCGCCGACCAACTGATCGGCCCGGATCGGCGTTGGCGGCGACTGTGA
- the gnd gene encoding phosphogluconate dehydrogenase (NAD(+)-dependent, decarboxylating) codes for MKIGMIGLGKMGGNMVLRLTQGGQQVVGYDRTEANVVNIETHGAQGARSMDELIAGLGEPGSRAVWMMVPAGQITQAVIDDLAGRLAPGDIIIDGGNSNFKDSKRRAEELAPKGIEFVDVGTSGGIWGLKEGYAMMMGGTVEAIERLRPVFEVLAPAPDRGWGRMGPSGSGHYVKMVHNGIEYGMMQAYAEGFEMLGAKEEFGLDLAQIAELWRHGSVVRSWLLDLTAEALHSDASFHDLSDYVADSGEGRWTIIDSIELGIPTPVITLSTQMRFRSQQEVSYAGQMLSAMRRAFGGHAVKKLEVGKQESVVPSVKAGEHPSAAAPQNISTKPTLPDDGSVREAQELGEAGQQRVKDGA; via the coding sequence ATGAAAATAGGCATGATTGGTCTGGGAAAAATGGGCGGCAACATGGTGCTGCGCCTCACGCAGGGTGGTCAACAGGTGGTCGGCTATGACCGCACCGAGGCGAACGTCGTCAACATCGAGACGCACGGCGCTCAGGGCGCACGCAGCATGGACGAACTGATTGCCGGACTGGGCGAGCCGGGATCGCGGGCGGTGTGGATGATGGTGCCTGCCGGGCAAATTACGCAGGCGGTGATCGACGATCTGGCGGGCCGACTGGCTCCCGGCGACATCATCATCGACGGCGGCAACTCCAACTTTAAGGATTCCAAGCGCCGCGCCGAGGAACTGGCCCCCAAAGGTATAGAGTTTGTGGATGTGGGCACGTCGGGCGGGATCTGGGGCCTGAAAGAAGGCTACGCCATGATGATGGGCGGCACCGTAGAGGCCATCGAGCGCCTGCGCCCCGTGTTCGAGGTGTTGGCTCCCGCACCGGATCGGGGTTGGGGCCGCATGGGGCCGTCTGGGTCGGGGCATTACGTGAAAATGGTTCACAACGGCATTGAGTACGGCATGATGCAGGCCTACGCCGAGGGCTTCGAAATGCTGGGGGCCAAAGAGGAATTCGGACTGGACTTGGCCCAGATTGCCGAACTGTGGCGGCACGGCAGCGTGGTTCGCAGTTGGCTGCTTGACCTGACCGCCGAAGCCCTGCACAGCGACGCCTCCTTCCATGACCTGTCCGATTACGTGGCCGACAGTGGCGAGGGCCGCTGGACGATCATCGATTCTATCGAACTGGGCATTCCGACTCCGGTCATCACCCTCAGTACCCAGATGCGGTTCCGCAGCCAGCAGGAAGTGAGCTACGCGGGCCAGATGCTGTCAGCCATGCGCCGCGCCTTTGGTGGACACGCCGTGAAGAAGCTGGAAGTCGGCAAGCAGGAAAGCGTGGTGCCCAGCGTGAAGGCCGGGGAACACCCCAGCGCTGCTGCCCCGCAAAACATTTCTACCAAGCCCACCCTGCCCGATGACGGCAGCGTGCGTGAGGCGCAGGAATTGGGCGAGGCAGGCCAGCAGCGCGTGAAGGACGGGGCGTGA
- a CDS encoding SRPBCC family protein codes for MSETISIKQNIVVRARPDVLYRLALEPKRRVKWDPNLTKAEYSEADARLTNNVLVRFKFSRRLLGLGFTAKYGQLQAPQRGGWESVRNVGPLEKLTQGWTFKATPGGTEVTMTLNGRVRYNWIKTPVERMLNNMVVSTLLALQRTVDAQGAQLMEDVGRDMQKKQEEERKALKEAQKAARKRKK; via the coding sequence ATGTCGGAAACCATCAGTATCAAGCAAAATATCGTGGTCAGGGCGCGCCCGGACGTGCTATACCGCCTCGCGCTGGAACCCAAGCGGCGCGTCAAATGGGATCCCAACCTCACCAAAGCGGAGTATTCGGAGGCCGACGCCCGCCTGACCAACAACGTGCTGGTGCGCTTTAAGTTTTCGCGGCGCTTGTTGGGGCTGGGATTCACCGCCAAATACGGCCAGTTGCAGGCCCCGCAGCGGGGCGGCTGGGAAAGCGTGCGGAATGTCGGCCCGCTGGAAAAACTGACCCAGGGCTGGACATTTAAAGCCACGCCCGGCGGCACCGAAGTCACGATGACCCTGAATGGCCGCGTGCGCTACAACTGGATCAAAACGCCTGTGGAACGCATGCTGAACAACATGGTGGTGTCTACCCTGCTGGCATTGCAACGCACCGTAGACGCGCAGGGCGCACAACTGATGGAAGACGTGGGCCGCGACATGCAAAAGAAACAGGAAGAGGAACGCAAGGCGCTGAAAGAGGCCCAGAAAGCCGCCCGCAAACGCAAAAAGTAA
- a CDS encoding GAF domain-containing sensor histidine kinase → MPAAPPAHIPGEVKLSDRVRLVRNTLPPLIVLVVVVVEVLITRLPNTAGQTWAHLLFYGLLGPAVTFFSVEWIAEGTRARERAERELRDLYGQLSASHARLRAVQELMRDLTDAPDMGAVVEVAARGAVRVTGATYATLTVPGGLSGTARGDTLLASPSADLYTLKVGIPGGGAMALHFETPPTPEMEALAQALAAEVANGVEAARQRTLDLMTLYSVDQSIRAERNMRRLLSRVTRNMAGRLRVDARAAYLTDQDGLLRLEYAQDKTGESGAGTPAPAFALRVAQAGTPLVATPEEAAEVFAGAASALGFPMRDDEDLVGVLVLGDARADAFDDARIPLLALMAGQATLAVRNARAYLYSEELAISDERARIAREIHDGVAQSLAFAALKLDVVARQVRTQPEQAEVEVKAASALLREQIREVRRSIFALRPIDLERYGLLETVRRYVEDFGQQNRVKSVLSVTGDITLSPSDEAVVFRILQESLNNIAKHARAHEVKVSLHGASQVTLRVQDDGAGFDPEQVSGRVSSAGGLGLMQMRERVEARGGSYRVLSAPGHGTVVEAEVPQA, encoded by the coding sequence ATGCCCGCCGCGCCGCCTGCCCATATACCGGGCGAGGTGAAGTTGTCTGACCGGGTGCGCTTGGTTCGCAACACGCTGCCGCCGCTGATCGTGTTGGTGGTGGTGGTCGTGGAAGTGCTAATTACCCGGCTCCCCAATACGGCGGGTCAGACGTGGGCGCACCTGCTGTTTTACGGCCTGCTGGGGCCAGCCGTCACTTTTTTCAGTGTGGAATGGATTGCAGAAGGCACGAGGGCGCGGGAGCGGGCCGAGCGGGAACTGCGCGACCTGTACGGTCAACTGAGTGCGTCCCATGCGCGGTTGCGGGCGGTGCAGGAACTGATGCGCGACCTGACCGACGCTCCCGATATGGGCGCTGTCGTGGAAGTGGCGGCACGGGGCGCGGTACGGGTCACGGGGGCCACGTACGCCACCCTGACCGTACCGGGTGGGCTGAGCGGCACGGCACGCGGCGACACCCTGCTGGCCTCTCCCAGCGCCGATCTGTATACCCTGAAAGTGGGTATTCCCGGCGGCGGCGCGATGGCCCTGCACTTTGAAACCCCGCCCACGCCGGAAATGGAAGCCCTGGCCCAAGCCCTAGCCGCCGAGGTTGCCAACGGTGTAGAAGCCGCCCGCCAGCGCACCCTAGACCTGATGACGCTGTATTCGGTGGATCAGTCTATTCGCGCCGAACGCAATATGCGCCGCCTGCTGTCGCGGGTCACGCGGAATATGGCCGGACGCCTGCGGGTGGATGCGCGGGCCGCCTACCTGACCGACCAGGACGGGCTGCTGAGGCTGGAATACGCGCAGGATAAAACCGGAGAATCGGGTGCAGGGACGCCAGCTCCAGCCTTTGCCTTGCGGGTGGCACAGGCCGGAACGCCGCTGGTCGCCACCCCCGAGGAAGCCGCCGAAGTGTTTGCCGGAGCCGCCAGTGCGCTGGGCTTCCCGATGCGCGACGACGAAGATTTGGTGGGCGTGCTGGTGCTGGGAGACGCCCGCGCCGATGCCTTCGACGACGCCCGCATTCCGCTGCTGGCCCTGATGGCGGGGCAGGCTACGCTGGCCGTTCGCAACGCCCGCGCCTACCTGTACTCTGAAGAGCTCGCCATCAGCGACGAACGCGCCCGGATTGCCCGCGAGATTCATGACGGTGTGGCACAGTCGCTCGCGTTTGCCGCCCTGAAACTGGATGTGGTGGCCCGCCAGGTTCGTACCCAGCCGGAGCAGGCCGAGGTCGAGGTGAAGGCCGCCAGCGCCCTGCTGCGCGAACAGATTCGGGAAGTCCGGCGCTCTATTTTCGCGCTGCGTCCGATTGATCTGGAACGCTATGGCCTGCTGGAAACCGTGCGGCGCTATGTGGAGGACTTTGGGCAGCAAAACCGCGTAAAAAGCGTGCTGAGCGTGACCGGAGACATCACCCTCTCTCCCAGTGACGAGGCCGTCGTGTTCCGAATTTTGCAGGAAAGCCTGAACAATATCGCCAAGCACGCCCGCGCCCATGAGGTGAAAGTGAGCCTGCACGGAGCCTCCCAAGTGACGCTACGTGTGCAGGACGACGGCGCGGGCTTTGACCCGGAGCAGGTCAGTGGGCGGGTCAGCAGTGCGGGCGGCCTGGGCCTGATGCAGATGCGCGAGCGCGTGGAGGCCAGAGGCGGCAGCTACCGCGTGCTGAGTGCGCCCGGACACGGCACGGTGGTAGAGGCGGAAGTCCCGCAGGCGTGA
- a CDS encoding RNA methyltransferase, giving the protein MNLAIVLVSPKTPGNIGSAARAMLNMGASDLRLVAPRCNHLDAQAVAMAVHADTLLRSARVYPTLREALADRDISVGTTARQRGDLPPPRHPAQLRPLVRAAAAPALVFGPEETGLINSDLEQCQATVRIPTGDYASLNLAQAVLLVCYEFLQGLDDVPDLERKTATREEMEAMYSHLHETMHLIGYTDAVRARHTLRLWRAMLDRALMNSAESRLFRGFLRQVHWKIGDAGRRGTEAVAEGEASDTPET; this is encoded by the coding sequence CTGAATCTGGCGATCGTGCTGGTTTCGCCCAAAACCCCCGGCAACATCGGTTCTGCGGCGCGGGCGATGCTGAATATGGGGGCCAGCGACTTGCGGTTGGTGGCCCCGCGCTGCAACCATCTGGATGCTCAGGCGGTGGCGATGGCCGTCCACGCCGATACTCTGCTGCGTTCGGCCCGCGTTTATCCGACCCTGCGCGAAGCGTTGGCAGACCGCGATATCAGCGTCGGAACCACCGCCCGGCAACGCGGAGACCTTCCACCGCCGCGTCATCCAGCGCAGTTGCGACCCCTGGTGCGGGCCGCCGCCGCCCCCGCCTTGGTGTTTGGCCCCGAAGAAACCGGCCTGATCAACAGCGATCTGGAGCAGTGCCAAGCGACGGTCAGGATTCCGACGGGCGATTACGCCAGCCTGAATCTGGCGCAGGCGGTGCTGCTGGTGTGCTACGAATTCCTGCAAGGGCTGGACGACGTGCCCGATCTGGAGCGCAAAACCGCCACCCGCGAGGAAATGGAAGCCATGTACAGCCATCTGCACGAAACCATGCACCTGATCGGCTACACCGACGCCGTGCGTGCCCGCCATACGCTGCGGCTGTGGCGAGCCATGCTTGACCGCGCCCTGATGAACAGCGCCGAAAGCCGGTTGTTCCGGGGCTTTTTGCGTCAGGTGCATTGGAAGATAGGCGATGCGGGGCGGCGGGGCACGGAGGCAGTGGCCGAAGGAGAGGCCAGCGACACGCCGGAAACCTGA
- a CDS encoding transposase, with protein MRKTRAAARRDPEPSAGIIDAQPVRCRPQAGRRGVEAGQKTHGRKRHVRVDTMGLLLVVWITTGDIQDRDGAQTLLQHAQRRFPRLSWFWADGGDAGQWVDGVKQTLCWTLQIIKRTDNAKGFVVLPRRWVVERSLAWLTRSRRLSRDSEGRGQTSATWCYIASIRLMLRRLNPISDPL; from the coding sequence GTGAGAAAGACCCGCGCAGCGGCGAGGCGCGACCCAGAGCCAAGTGCGGGCATCATTGATGCCCAACCGGTGCGCTGTCGCCCGCAAGCGGGACGACGTGGAGTGGAGGCGGGCCAGAAGACCCATGGACGCAAACGTCATGTGCGGGTTGACACGATGGGCTTGCTTCTGGTGGTGTGGATCACGACGGGAGATATTCAAGATCGTGATGGGGCTCAAACGCTGCTCCAGCACGCTCAGAGGCGCTTTCCGCGCCTCTCTTGGTTCTGGGCCGATGGTGGGGATGCGGGCCAATGGGTGGATGGGGTGAAGCAGACCCTGTGCTGGACACTTCAGATCATCAAGCGCACGGATAACGCGAAGGGATTCGTTGTCCTCCCGAGGCGTTGGGTCGTGGAACGCTCCTTGGCTTGGTTGACACGCTCACGTCGCTTGAGTCGAGACTCCGAGGGCCGAGGTCAAACCTCGGCCACTTGGTGCTATATCGCCAGTATTCGCCTCATGCTCAGACGCCTTAATCCTATCAGTGACCCTTTATAA
- a CDS encoding transposase, giving the protein MKRKAYSTDLTQKQFKRLEPYLPHAKPRGRPRTVDLYEVWCAMMYILHGGMAWRTLPHDFPAWETV; this is encoded by the coding sequence GTGAAACGCAAGGCATACTCGACCGACCTGACCCAGAAACAGTTCAAGCGCTTGGAGCCGTACTTACCGCACGCCAAGCCGAGAGGTCGACCGCGCACGGTCGACCTGTACGAGGTGTGGTGCGCGATGATGTACATCTTGCACGGGGGGATGGCGTGGCGCACTCTCCCCCATGATTTTCCGGCGTGGGAGACGGTGTAG
- a CDS encoding glycogen synthase: MRVMHVGAEVFPFSRSGGLGDVLGALPAVQARLLTGTDDEVTVVSPWYASLSGTPQELWRGRLPELGDDAGDVTLGEIRQDGVRYLFIGLREFHRPGLYHPDDVWRYSLFGRAVLPVLKLLDALPDVLHGHDWQAGLTVAHAHLAGIRTTFSIHNLAYQGKWNLAEASRWTGLPAWAFGPDGLEFHGDLNYMKAGLIFADHVTTVSPTYALEITTPQYGEGLEGLLIRLNREGRLSGIINGLDQERWDPRTDPHVPAFGDLEGKEAARAILRAEFGLDEAPILATVSRLADQKGIDLLIEAMGDLVPHWNVVVLGGGDPLLTAALTGWSQHPRVAFAQGLNEALAHRIYAGADAFAMPSRFEPCGLSQMISMRYGTLPVVRETGGLVDTVPQDVGFRFADATPEALAAACHEARQVFDDRAEWTGRAERAMSLDFSWDGPAAQYLALYRRLGEG, encoded by the coding sequence ATGCGGGTCATGCATGTGGGAGCAGAAGTCTTTCCTTTTTCGCGTTCGGGTGGTCTGGGCGATGTGCTGGGCGCACTCCCGGCAGTGCAGGCCCGACTTCTCACGGGCACGGACGATGAGGTCACGGTGGTATCTCCGTGGTACGCCAGCCTCAGCGGAACGCCGCAGGAGCTTTGGCGCGGGCGTTTGCCCGAACTGGGGGACGATGCGGGCGACGTGACGCTGGGCGAGATCCGTCAGGACGGCGTGCGCTATCTGTTTATCGGCCTGCGTGAGTTTCACCGACCGGGGCTGTACCACCCCGACGACGTGTGGCGCTACTCGCTGTTCGGGCGAGCCGTGCTGCCAGTGTTGAAGCTGCTGGACGCCCTGCCAGACGTGTTGCACGGTCACGATTGGCAGGCGGGCCTGACGGTGGCACACGCACACTTGGCTGGAATCCGCACCACCTTCAGCATTCACAATCTGGCCTATCAGGGCAAGTGGAATCTGGCCGAAGCCTCGCGCTGGACGGGCCTGCCTGCCTGGGCCTTTGGGCCGGACGGCTTGGAATTTCACGGCGACCTGAACTATATGAAGGCTGGACTGATTTTTGCTGACCACGTGACCACCGTCAGTCCCACCTACGCGCTGGAAATTACGACACCGCAGTACGGAGAAGGGCTGGAAGGGCTGCTGATTCGCCTGAACCGCGAAGGCCGCCTGAGCGGGATCATCAACGGGCTGGATCAGGAGCGCTGGGATCCCCGCACCGACCCCCATGTTCCGGCGTTTGGCGACCTTGAGGGCAAAGAGGCGGCGCGGGCAATATTGCGGGCCGAATTTGGACTGGACGAGGCGCCCATTCTGGCTACCGTGAGCCGCCTGGCCGACCAGAAGGGGATTGACCTGCTGATCGAGGCGATGGGCGACCTCGTGCCCCATTGGAATGTGGTGGTGCTGGGCGGCGGCGACCCCTTGCTGACGGCGGCCCTGACCGGGTGGAGCCAGCATCCACGGGTGGCTTTTGCACAGGGACTGAACGAAGCGTTGGCGCACCGTATTTACGCCGGGGCCGACGCGTTTGCCATGCCCAGCCGCTTCGAGCCGTGCGGCCTGTCTCAGATGATTTCCATGCGCTACGGCACGCTGCCGGTGGTGCGCGAAACGGGCGGACTGGTAGACACTGTGCCGCAAGATGTCGGATTCCGCTTTGCCGACGCCACACCGGAAGCCCTGGCCGCCGCCTGCCATGAGGCCCGCCAGGTGTTCGATGACCGCGCCGAATGGACAGGACGTGCAGAACGGGCCATGTCGCTGGATTTCAGCTGGGATGGCCCCGCCGCGCAGTATCTGGCGCTGTACCGCCGATTGGGTGAGGGGTGA